The sequence below is a genomic window from bacterium.
AGCATCGGCACTACGCTCCGATCGCCTCGGTCAGGATCGACGCGAGCTCGCTCTTCGGCCGGTTGCCGACGACCTGCTTCGTCACCTGCCCTTCCTGGAAGAGGATCATCGTCGGCACCGACATGATGCGGAACCGCTGCGCCGCGTTGCGCGACTCGTCG
It includes:
- a CDS encoding thioredoxin family protein; the encoded protein is MMSVPTMILFQEGQVTKQVVGNRPKSELASILTEAIGA